A window of Jannaschia sp. M317 contains these coding sequences:
- the trpC gene encoding indole-3-glycerol phosphate synthase TrpC has product MNAPTILEKIKSYKLEDVAVRKAERGQDAIEAAARAADPVRPFADALRGATATGYGLIAEVKKASPSKGLIRADFDPPAIATAYQDGGATCLSVLTDGPSFQGDDAFLIAARAAVDLPVLRKDFLYDPWQVAESRSLGADCILIIMASVSDEQAAELEAAAFDWGMDALIEVHNQDELERAARLKSPLLGINNRDLNTFVTDLQVTRDLSRRAPEDRLLISESGLFAPDDLSDMARHGARCFLIGESLMRQDDVATATRALLANPLVPTR; this is encoded by the coding sequence ATGAACGCGCCCACCATCCTGGAGAAGATCAAGTCCTACAAGTTGGAGGACGTCGCCGTGCGCAAGGCGGAGCGTGGGCAGGACGCAATCGAAGCAGCCGCGCGCGCCGCCGACCCCGTGCGGCCCTTTGCCGACGCCCTGCGCGGCGCAACGGCGACCGGTTACGGTCTGATTGCTGAGGTAAAGAAAGCCAGCCCATCCAAGGGTTTGATCCGCGCAGACTTTGACCCGCCTGCCATTGCAACCGCCTATCAGGACGGTGGCGCGACCTGCCTGTCTGTCTTGACCGATGGCCCCTCTTTTCAAGGCGACGATGCTTTTCTGATCGCGGCCCGCGCCGCTGTGGATCTGCCGGTTCTGCGCAAGGATTTCCTGTATGATCCGTGGCAGGTGGCCGAAAGCCGCAGCCTCGGGGCGGACTGTATCCTGATCATCATGGCCAGCGTGTCGGACGAACAGGCGGCCGAGTTGGAGGCCGCAGCCTTCGATTGGGGAATGGATGCCCTGATCGAGGTCCACAACCAGGACGAGTTGGAACGCGCGGCCAGGTTGAAGTCCCCACTATTGGGAATAAACAACCGTGATCTCAATACCTTCGTCACCGATCTTCAGGTTACGCGCGACCTGTCACGCCGCGCCCCCGAAGACCGGCTGCTGATCTCTGAAAGCGGGCTGTTCGCCCCCGACGATCTGTCGGATATGGCCCGGCACGGCGCACGCTGCTTCCTGATCGGCGAAAGCCTGATGCGGCAGGATGACGTCGCTACCGCGACGCGGGCCCTGCTCGCCAATCCTCTGGTGCCGACCAGATGA
- the moaC gene encoding cyclic pyranopterin monophosphate synthase MoaC: protein MTDLTHFDATGAAHMVDVSAKAHTDRQAVAEGSVTMTAQTLALVTGGTAKKGDVAGVARLAGIMAAKRTSDLIPLCHPLPLSKVSIEVTPDPDLPGLRLTATVGTSGQTGVEMEALTAVSVACLTVYDMLKAAQKDMVIGPIRLLKKTGGKSGDWHAPS, encoded by the coding sequence ATGACCGACCTGACCCACTTCGACGCCACAGGCGCGGCGCATATGGTCGATGTTTCCGCCAAGGCACATACGGACCGTCAGGCCGTGGCCGAGGGCTCCGTCACGATGACCGCTCAGACCTTGGCGCTTGTCACGGGTGGGACAGCAAAAAAGGGAGACGTCGCTGGCGTCGCGCGGCTGGCCGGCATCATGGCCGCCAAACGCACATCCGACCTGATCCCGTTGTGCCATCCGTTGCCCCTGTCGAAGGTCTCGATCGAGGTCACGCCTGACCCAGATCTACCCGGATTGCGCCTGACGGCGACGGTCGGCACCAGCGGTCAAACCGGCGTGGAGATGGAGGCCCTGACCGCTGTGTCCGTGGCCTGTCTGACCGTCTATGACATGCTGAAAGCGGCGCAAAAGGACATGGTCATCGGCCCGATCCGTCTGTTAAAAAAGACGGGTGGCAAGTCGGGCGATTGGCATGCCCCCTCATGA
- a CDS encoding arginyltransferase, translating into MRHSLPLTPQFYVTAPQGCPYLDGRRERKLFTALQGSGASELNDKLSKQGFRRSQNVLYRPSCADCNACLSARIRVDDFSANRSQRKVLRRNTHLRREVTSPWATEAQFDLFRHYLETRHADGGMADMDIFEFAAMIEETPIRTRVIEYWDDRPLAEGGKAKLRAVCLTDVLDDGLSMVYSFYDPDVPQDSLGTHIILDHIEIAREAGLQFIYLGYWVPGSPKMGYKAHFKALEIYKHRTWQPIGAPEDHIAEIHPLSVEPIAEQVAQIALPSAAD; encoded by the coding sequence ATGCGCCACAGCCTGCCTCTGACGCCACAGTTCTACGTGACCGCCCCGCAGGGCTGCCCCTATCTGGACGGCAGGCGCGAACGGAAGTTGTTCACCGCACTGCAGGGATCCGGCGCGTCCGAGCTGAACGACAAGCTTTCCAAACAAGGCTTTCGCAGGTCGCAGAACGTGCTCTATCGGCCCAGCTGTGCCGACTGCAACGCCTGCCTTTCGGCGCGGATCAGGGTCGACGACTTTTCCGCCAACCGGTCGCAGCGCAAGGTGCTGCGTCGGAACACCCACCTGCGCCGGGAGGTGACATCGCCCTGGGCCACAGAAGCGCAGTTTGATCTGTTCCGGCACTACCTGGAAACACGGCATGCCGATGGCGGTATGGCCGATATGGATATCTTCGAATTCGCCGCGATGATCGAGGAAACCCCGATCCGAACGCGCGTGATCGAATACTGGGACGATCGTCCCCTGGCCGAGGGGGGCAAGGCCAAGCTGCGCGCCGTCTGCCTGACGGACGTTCTCGATGACGGGCTGTCGATGGTCTATTCCTTCTACGACCCGGATGTGCCGCAGGACAGCCTGGGCACCCATATCATTCTCGATCATATCGAGATCGCGCGCGAGGCGGGCCTACAGTTCATCTATCTTGGGTACTGGGTCCCCGGCTCTCCAAAGATGGGATACAAGGCGCATTTCAAGGCGCTGGAAATCTACAAGCACCGCACGTGGCAACCGATTGGCGCGCCCGAAGATCACATCGCGGAAATCCATCCCCTGTCGGTCGAACCGATCGCGGAACAGGTCGCGCAGATCGCCCTGCCGTCTGCTGCGGACTAG
- the trpD gene encoding anthranilate phosphoribosyltransferase — protein sequence MTDLKALLNAAPDRPLTPQEAEAAFAAFFDGAATPVQIAGLLMALRTRGETTEEIAAAAAAMRARCNAVTAPEGAMDIVGTGGDGKGTLNISTATAFVVAGAGVPVAKHGNRNLSSLSGAADVLTQMGINVNVGADVAEKALKEVGICFMMAPMHHPATRHVMPVRSELGTRTVFNILGPLTNPAGVKRQLTGAFSPALIRPMAEVLGRLGSETAWLVHGSDGTDEISIAGPTAVAVLEDGHVSERKITPDDAGLPTHPFEAILGGEPEENGRAFRALLDGKTGAYRDAVLLNSAAALVVAGHVKTLPEGVEKAAISIDTGAALGKVTALAQLTSEAAE from the coding sequence ATGACCGATCTCAAGGCGCTGCTGAACGCCGCCCCCGACCGCCCCTTGACCCCGCAGGAGGCCGAAGCGGCCTTTGCCGCTTTCTTCGACGGGGCCGCCACGCCGGTGCAGATCGCGGGCCTGCTGATGGCACTGCGCACGCGCGGCGAGACGACCGAGGAAATCGCCGCCGCCGCCGCCGCCATGCGCGCACGCTGCAACGCCGTGACGGCACCAGAGGGGGCGATGGACATCGTCGGCACGGGCGGCGACGGCAAGGGCACGCTCAACATTTCAACCGCGACGGCCTTTGTGGTCGCAGGCGCGGGCGTACCGGTGGCCAAGCACGGCAACAGGAACCTGTCGTCCCTATCTGGGGCTGCTGATGTGTTGACCCAGATGGGTATCAACGTGAACGTCGGTGCGGATGTTGCTGAAAAGGCTCTGAAAGAGGTTGGCATCTGTTTCATGATGGCCCCGATGCACCACCCTGCCACTCGCCATGTGATGCCCGTGCGCTCGGAACTGGGCACGCGGACGGTGTTCAACATTCTGGGCCCCCTTACCAACCCTGCAGGTGTCAAGCGTCAGCTGACCGGGGCTTTTTCGCCCGCCCTGATCCGGCCAATGGCCGAGGTGCTGGGACGTTTGGGGTCAGAGACCGCCTGGCTGGTTCATGGCAGCGATGGTACCGACGAGATCTCGATCGCCGGACCGACCGCCGTGGCCGTTTTGGAAGATGGCCACGTGAGCGAGCGTAAAATCACGCCGGACGACGCGGGCTTGCCCACGCACCCGTTCGAGGCGATTCTGGGCGGCGAGCCGGAGGAAAACGGCCGCGCCTTCCGGGCGTTGCTGGATGGCAAGACCGGGGCCTACCGTGACGCGGTCCTGTTGAATTCGGCCGCAGCACTTGTGGTTGCGGGGCATGTGAAGACACTGCCGGAAGGCGTTGAAAAAGCGGCTATTTCCATCGACACCGGGGCCGCGCTTGGCAAAGTGACGGCCCTCGCGCAACTCACCTCGGAGGCAGCGGAATGA
- the gltX gene encoding glutamate--tRNA ligase, with the protein MNAPVVTRFAPSPTGYLHIGGARTALFNWLYARGRGGKFLLRIEDTDRARSTEAATQAIFEGLTWLGLDWDGDAVSQAENAPRHAEVAHQMLAKGHAYKCFSSQEEIEAFREAARAEGRSTLFLSPWRDVPETDHPDAPFVVRLKAPRDGQTVVRDRVQGDVTVRNDQLDDMVLLRSDGTPTYMLAVVVDDHDMGVTHVIRGDDHLNNAARQAQIYAAMGWDEPVWAHIPLIHGSDGKKLSKRHGALGVEEYAGMGYPAEALRNYLTRLGWSHGDDEFFDDAQAREWFDLDGIGKAPARLDLKKLENLSGQHLSAMPDADVTAAALDFAQRDDRPAPDAVRLAAAVPLVKEASKTLPQLLDRAGFALADRPIVPDEKAAKALDTVSRGILKELTPHLQTASWSRDTLEGIVGAMAEAKGLGLGKLAAPLRAALAGRTATPSVFDMMLVLGQAETLARVQDAATEPEAQDS; encoded by the coding sequence ATGAACGCCCCTGTCGTCACTCGTTTCGCCCCTTCGCCCACCGGCTATCTGCACATCGGGGGCGCGCGCACCGCGCTGTTCAATTGGCTTTATGCACGGGGTCGGGGCGGGAAATTCCTGCTTCGGATCGAGGACACGGACCGGGCGCGATCGACCGAAGCGGCAACGCAGGCCATTTTCGAAGGTCTGACCTGGTTGGGGCTGGATTGGGACGGCGATGCCGTCAGCCAGGCCGAGAATGCACCGCGCCACGCCGAGGTCGCGCATCAGATGCTGGCCAAGGGGCACGCCTACAAGTGTTTCTCCTCTCAGGAAGAGATCGAGGCCTTCCGCGAAGCGGCGCGGGCCGAGGGCCGCTCGACACTGTTTCTCAGCCCCTGGCGCGACGTGCCTGAAACCGACCACCCCGATGCCCCCTTCGTGGTCCGGCTGAAGGCGCCGCGCGACGGCCAGACGGTGGTGCGAGACCGGGTTCAGGGCGATGTCACGGTCCGCAACGACCAGCTGGACGACATGGTTCTGCTGCGCTCGGACGGGACGCCGACCTATATGTTGGCCGTCGTGGTGGATGATCACGATATGGGCGTGACCCACGTGATCCGCGGCGACGATCACCTGAACAACGCGGCACGTCAGGCGCAGATCTATGCCGCGATGGGTTGGGACGAACCGGTCTGGGCGCATATCCCCCTGATTCATGGGTCGGACGGCAAAAAGTTGTCGAAAAGACATGGCGCACTGGGCGTCGAGGAATACGCCGGCATGGGTTACCCGGCCGAAGCGCTGCGCAACTATCTGACGCGCCTGGGCTGGAGCCATGGGGACGATGAGTTCTTTGACGATGCGCAGGCGCGGGAATGGTTCGACCTGGACGGGATCGGCAAGGCCCCTGCCCGCCTGGACCTCAAGAAGTTGGAGAACCTCTCCGGTCAGCACCTGAGCGCCATGCCGGATGCCGATGTGACCGCCGCCGCCTTGGACTTTGCGCAGCGCGATGACCGTCCGGCCCCCGATGCGGTGCGACTTGCCGCCGCCGTTCCCCTGGTCAAGGAGGCCTCCAAAACCCTGCCGCAACTGCTTGATCGTGCGGGTTTTGCGCTGGCTGATCGCCCGATCGTACCGGATGAAAAGGCAGCCAAGGCGCTGGACACTGTATCCCGTGGTATACTGAAAGAATTGACGCCGCACCTGCAAACTGCTAGCTGGTCGCGAGACACGTTGGAGGGCATCGTCGGTGCCATGGCCGAGGCAAAGGGCCTTGGTCTGGGCAAGCTGGCCGCACCGCTTCGCGCGGCCTTGGCGGGCCGCACGGCAACCCCCAGCGTTTTCGATATGATGCTCGTCCTCGGACAGGCAGAGACCCTGGCCCGTGTCCAAGATGCGGCCACCGAACCCGAGGCGCAGGACAGCTAG
- a CDS encoding ComEC/Rec2 family competence protein, translating to MDPPVASPTSWSRLRGAIVLACHGLRGRRLLWGATCFGTGVGGYFALPVEPSAPQIGAVGVCVVLLVLLGWWLRQGVGLLALFAAALMAGLLVAALRTQVVAGPVLEFRYYGAVEGRVVKLDRSASGAPRITLDQVRLDGFAPDRTPRRVRLSMHGPGPVAPKPGARMMTTAHLSGPNGPAEPGGFDFQRHAWFQKLGAIGYSRLPLLQSGPADGGLALIIDRMRAGIGAGLRESLPGQRGEIAAAITTGDRSGLSAEVVEALRVSNLAHLLAISGLHMGLLVGFVFWATRGGLALWPAVALRHPTRAWAAAVALPFALFYLFLSGGSVATQRAFVMAVVMLGAILLGRKALSLRSVAIAALIVLLWRPESITGPGFQMSFAATGALVIAFRALTRLRQNDAWAPWFKGWRGAILSLLVSSIVAGAATAPFAALHFNRVGQLGVLANLLAVPAMGTLVMPLLLIGLILWPLGLEAGPFWLAGQGIAWIVWVAEWIASLPGAVSHVPAPQVVVLPLLGLSMALFGAARTVGRGIGLALFGLALGLWATSPRPALLISSDGRLVGTMTLQGRHLSRDTGAGFVASVWLENDGDGETQAEAATRAPPLKGLPDIWALRGKTGLQTALEECAERGGWLVTPVRVDAAVPGCRIFEERTLRNTGAIALYGSENDGYAPPWRMVTARETQGRRPWVPGQPSPQ from the coding sequence ATGGACCCACCCGTCGCGTCTCCGACGTCGTGGTCGCGCCTGCGCGGGGCCATCGTGCTGGCCTGTCACGGTCTGCGCGGGCGCAGGCTGCTTTGGGGGGCGACCTGTTTCGGCACGGGCGTTGGTGGGTATTTCGCCTTGCCCGTGGAACCAAGCGCACCGCAGATCGGCGCGGTCGGGGTTTGCGTGGTCTTGCTGGTCCTGCTCGGATGGTGGCTCCGGCAGGGGGTGGGCCTCCTTGCCCTGTTTGCCGCCGCGCTGATGGCGGGGCTGTTGGTTGCCGCGCTGCGAACGCAGGTCGTGGCGGGGCCGGTTCTCGAATTCCGATACTATGGCGCGGTCGAGGGGCGGGTGGTTAAACTTGACCGTTCTGCATCTGGCGCGCCGCGCATCACCCTGGATCAGGTTCGCCTGGATGGCTTTGCCCCTGACCGCACCCCGCGACGGGTTCGCCTTTCAATGCACGGCCCGGGTCCGGTCGCGCCAAAACCGGGCGCACGCATGATGACGACCGCGCATCTGTCAGGTCCAAACGGACCGGCAGAACCGGGGGGCTTCGATTTTCAGCGCCACGCCTGGTTCCAGAAACTGGGGGCCATCGGATACAGCCGCCTGCCGTTGTTGCAATCGGGTCCGGCTGACGGCGGTTTGGCTCTGATCATAGACCGCATGCGCGCAGGCATCGGCGCCGGTCTGCGCGAAAGCCTGCCCGGCCAGCGCGGAGAGATCGCAGCCGCCATCACGACAGGCGACCGATCCGGCCTGTCGGCCGAAGTGGTAGAGGCCCTTCGCGTGTCGAATCTGGCGCACTTGCTGGCGATTTCCGGGCTGCATATGGGGCTGTTGGTCGGCTTCGTCTTTTGGGCCACGCGCGGCGGACTGGCGCTTTGGCCCGCCGTTGCCCTGCGTCACCCGACACGGGCCTGGGCGGCGGCGGTGGCCTTGCCCTTTGCGCTGTTCTACCTGTTCCTGTCGGGCGGCAGCGTCGCGACGCAGCGCGCCTTTGTGATGGCTGTGGTCATGCTGGGCGCGATCCTGTTGGGGCGCAAGGCACTGTCGCTCCGCTCCGTCGCCATCGCGGCGTTGATCGTGCTGCTTTGGCGCCCCGAAAGCATCACGGGCCCCGGATTTCAGATGTCATTCGCCGCAACCGGGGCTCTGGTGATTGCCTTCCGCGCGCTGACCCGCCTGCGTCAGAACGATGCCTGGGCCCCGTGGTTCAAGGGATGGCGCGGGGCGATCCTGTCGTTGCTGGTGTCGTCTATCGTGGCGGGCGCGGCGACGGCGCCTTTTGCGGCGTTGCATTTCAATCGGGTGGGACAGTTGGGTGTTCTGGCGAACCTCCTGGCGGTGCCAGCGATGGGCACTCTTGTCATGCCGCTCCTGTTGATCGGACTGATACTTTGGCCCTTGGGCTTGGAAGCGGGACCGTTTTGGTTGGCCGGTCAGGGCATCGCCTGGATCGTCTGGGTGGCAGAATGGATCGCAAGTTTGCCGGGGGCGGTCAGCCATGTTCCCGCGCCACAGGTTGTGGTCTTGCCGCTGCTTGGGCTTTCGATGGCTCTGTTCGGGGCGGCCCGGACCGTTGGGCGGGGGATTGGCCTTGCGCTGTTCGGGCTGGCGCTCGGCCTGTGGGCAACCTCGCCCAGACCCGCGCTGCTTATCTCTTCGGACGGACGGCTCGTCGGGACCATGACCCTGCAGGGCCGTCACCTCAGCCGCGACACCGGCGCGGGTTTCGTTGCCTCTGTCTGGCTCGAGAACGATGGAGATGGGGAGACCCAGGCAGAGGCCGCCACGCGCGCGCCACCCCTGAAAGGCTTGCCCGACATCTGGGCGCTCCGCGGGAAAACAGGTCTCCAGACGGCCTTGGAGGAATGCGCGGAACGCGGCGGCTGGTTGGTCACACCCGTACGCGTCGACGCTGCCGTGCCGGGGTGCCGCATCTTCGAAGAACGCACCCTGCGGAATACAGGAGCCATCGCGCTATACGGGTCAGAAAACGACGGGTATGCCCCGCCGTGGCGTATGGTTACCGCGCGCGAGACCCAAGGGCGACGCCCCTGGGTCCCAGGCCAACCGTCACCTCAATAG
- the lexA gene encoding transcriptional repressor LexA codes for MLTRKQRDLLAFIHKRVQRDGVPPSFDEMKDALDLRSKSGIHRLITALEERGFIRRLAHRARAIEITRLPEDMMQGASFVPRVVDGSRDDTPKAPGGARAVKIDAVELAVMGRIAAGVPIEAISEVASHVAVPGQMLDRGGDHYALEVRGDSMIDAGINDGDVVVIREQDTADSGDIVVALVDDNEATLKRFRRSKGMIALEAANPAYETRMLPEDRVRVQGRLVGLIRSY; via the coding sequence ATGCTGACGCGCAAGCAACGCGACCTATTGGCCTTTATCCACAAGCGCGTGCAGCGCGATGGGGTGCCGCCGAGTTTTGACGAGATGAAGGATGCGCTGGACCTGCGGTCCAAATCCGGAATCCACCGCCTGATCACCGCACTTGAGGAACGAGGATTTATTCGACGGCTGGCCCATCGGGCCCGCGCGATCGAAATTACCCGCTTGCCAGAGGACATGATGCAGGGGGCCAGCTTTGTGCCGCGTGTCGTGGACGGGTCGCGGGACGACACGCCGAAAGCGCCGGGAGGCGCGCGCGCAGTCAAGATCGACGCGGTCGAGCTGGCTGTCATGGGCCGGATCGCCGCAGGTGTTCCGATCGAGGCGATTAGCGAAGTGGCCAGCCATGTGGCGGTTCCCGGCCAGATGCTTGATCGGGGCGGTGACCATTACGCGTTGGAGGTCCGGGGCGATTCGATGATCGATGCCGGGATCAATGACGGCGATGTGGTCGTGATCCGCGAACAGGATACGGCGGACAGCGGCGATATTGTCGTGGCTCTGGTAGATGACAACGAGGCCACGTTGAAACGCTTCCGCAGATCCAAGGGGATGATTGCGCTGGAGGCGGCCAATCCGGCCTACGAAACCCGCATGCTCCCCGAAGACCGGGTCCGCGTGCAGGGACGGCTCGTCGGGTTGATCCGCAGCTATTGA
- a CDS encoding divergent polysaccharide deacetylase family protein yields MNGLVRGLLLGGGSALALSAVLLGTVSLLTPSPDVGGGVAPPPSAPPAQPVIEGAEDSVPQRPDPLPDRVSAPETAAVAPTPEPDAPAGKAVDATAPTAGVPLPAGSQFNRPREDLDPIVPGTDADIAVVQSGVVPPGTDAPATAPTPDTATAGLPQASQAIASVVAPEAGEAPLRPSEVIESAPQTFREIVLTDEAPDNPNAPDPVTEAIPAQTEEPPEPIVEPAAPDVTLVKDPLEVDREEEAPEEQVAPTLPRRIILDSAREVDAESVDASAPEEAATPTDTRALLAHAAPFENPEGLPLFSIILIDDPDGTMPRETLLGFDFPVTFAVDPSTPGANEAAATYRAAGYEVLMLADALALRGGAQDVEIALAGAQAEVPEAVGVLDRAGGGFASNRSALAALLPPLEEAGMGFVAYGTGLNTAVNTALREGVPAQAVYRVLDEGNERATVITRFLDRATFEAAQDGSAIVVGRSRPETVTALFSWALGRRSDSVAVAPISHLLRAAAE; encoded by the coding sequence ATGAACGGACTGGTCAGAGGGCTCTTGTTGGGGGGCGGCAGCGCGCTGGCGTTGTCGGCGGTTCTGCTGGGCACCGTGTCCTTGCTGACGCCATCGCCCGACGTCGGCGGGGGCGTGGCACCTCCGCCCAGCGCTCCGCCTGCACAACCTGTGATAGAGGGGGCCGAGGACAGCGTGCCTCAGCGTCCCGACCCCTTGCCGGACCGGGTTTCCGCGCCCGAAACGGCAGCGGTCGCGCCCACGCCCGAACCTGATGCGCCCGCAGGCAAGGCCGTCGATGCGACCGCCCCGACCGCGGGTGTGCCATTGCCCGCAGGTAGCCAGTTCAATCGCCCGCGCGAAGATCTTGACCCGATCGTACCCGGCACCGACGCGGACATCGCGGTCGTTCAGTCGGGCGTCGTGCCGCCGGGCACCGACGCGCCAGCCACCGCGCCCACGCCCGATACCGCGACCGCAGGCTTGCCGCAGGCCAGCCAGGCAATCGCTAGCGTCGTCGCACCCGAAGCTGGCGAAGCCCCGCTGCGCCCGTCCGAAGTCATCGAATCAGCGCCGCAGACATTCCGCGAGATCGTCCTGACGGACGAGGCACCGGACAACCCGAACGCGCCTGATCCCGTCACCGAAGCCATTCCCGCCCAGACCGAAGAGCCCCCGGAGCCGATTGTCGAGCCCGCCGCGCCGGATGTCACGCTGGTGAAAGACCCCTTGGAGGTCGACCGCGAGGAAGAGGCCCCGGAGGAGCAGGTCGCCCCCACCTTGCCGCGCCGCATCATTCTCGACAGCGCGCGGGAGGTGGACGCCGAAAGCGTGGATGCATCCGCGCCAGAAGAGGCAGCGACACCCACCGACACGCGCGCTCTGCTCGCCCATGCCGCGCCTTTCGAAAACCCGGAGGGCCTGCCGCTGTTCTCGATCATCCTGATCGACGACCCCGACGGCACCATGCCACGCGAGACGCTGCTTGGATTTGATTTCCCCGTCACTTTTGCCGTCGACCCGTCGACCCCCGGCGCCAATGAGGCGGCGGCAACCTACCGCGCGGCAGGCTACGAGGTGCTGATGCTGGCCGATGCGCTGGCGCTGCGCGGGGGCGCGCAGGACGTGGAGATCGCGCTGGCGGGGGCCCAGGCCGAAGTGCCCGAGGCAGTCGGCGTGCTGGACCGCGCAGGCGGCGGCTTTGCGTCCAACCGCTCTGCCTTGGCGGCTCTGCTGCCGCCCCTGGAAGAAGCGGGCATGGGCTTTGTCGCCTACGGCACCGGCCTCAACACGGCGGTGAACACGGCCCTGCGCGAAGGCGTGCCGGCGCAGGCCGTCTACCGCGTGCTGGACGAGGGAAATGAACGCGCCACGGTGATCACACGCTTTCTGGACCGCGCGACCTTTGAGGCGGCCCAGGACGGCAGCGCCATCGTCGTCGGGCGGTCTCGCCCAGAGACGGTGACGGCCTTGTTTTCCTGGGCGCTTGGCCGCCGGTCGGACAGCGTGGCCGTCGCTCCGATCAGCCACCTTCTGCGTGCCGCGGCGGAGTAG
- a CDS encoding molybdopterin molybdotransferase MoeA, with amino-acid sequence MISVAEAQAHLLELAPLLPTETVPLRHAAGRVLADIVPARHDQPPFAASAMDGYAVTSHGPEPGDSFVVIGEAAAGRPIARPVKPGEAVRIFTGAAIPNGATHVLIQEDCDRDGDTISVLPTVGTGRNIRPAGGDFRIGDTPVPLGMASARQIALLAAMGVDRVPVRRKPTVAIVMTGDELRLPGASLAPGQIVASNGYGLAAMLERAGAQVRLLPIARDTADSLAATLDLVAKVDLLVTIGGASVGDHDLVAPALREWGVDMAFHRIAMRPGKPLMAGRRGTMAVIGLPGNPVSAMVCGTVFILPMIAAMQGLPTQPPRHQRPLAAPIGPNGPRQHYMRARRTETGAVHVSDRQDSSLLTVLAESDVLVIRPAHDGPKEAGAPVETIDLD; translated from the coding sequence ATGATCTCCGTCGCAGAGGCGCAGGCTCATCTCCTTGAACTTGCGCCCCTTCTTCCGACCGAAACTGTCCCCCTGCGGCATGCCGCCGGGCGAGTCCTGGCCGACATTGTGCCCGCCCGCCACGATCAACCGCCCTTTGCCGCCTCTGCCATGGATGGCTATGCCGTCACCTCGCACGGGCCGGAGCCCGGAGACAGTTTTGTCGTCATAGGCGAGGCTGCGGCCGGTCGTCCCATCGCGCGACCAGTCAAGCCGGGTGAGGCGGTGCGGATTTTCACCGGTGCGGCCATCCCGAACGGCGCGACACATGTTCTGATCCAGGAAGATTGCGACCGCGACGGCGATACAATCTCTGTTCTGCCCACTGTCGGCACCGGTCGCAACATCCGCCCCGCCGGGGGCGATTTTCGTATCGGGGATACGCCGGTGCCGCTGGGTATGGCATCGGCGCGGCAAATCGCCCTTCTGGCGGCCATGGGCGTCGACCGGGTGCCTGTCCGTCGCAAACCAACCGTCGCGATTGTCATGACGGGGGACGAATTGCGCCTGCCCGGAGCGTCCTTGGCACCCGGTCAGATCGTCGCATCAAACGGGTACGGCTTGGCTGCAATGCTGGAACGCGCGGGGGCCCAGGTGCGCCTGCTGCCGATCGCACGCGATACGGCGGACAGCCTTGCCGCAACGCTCGACCTGGTCGCCAAGGTGGATTTGCTGGTGACCATTGGCGGTGCTTCGGTCGGAGATCACGATCTGGTCGCGCCGGCGCTACGCGAATGGGGGGTAGACATGGCGTTTCACCGGATCGCCATGCGTCCGGGAAAGCCTCTCATGGCCGGACGACGGGGGACAATGGCGGTCATTGGGCTGCCTGGTAATCCCGTGTCAGCAATGGTTTGCGGGACAGTCTTCATCTTGCCGATGATCGCCGCAATGCAAGGTCTGCCCACGCAGCCCCCTCGCCACCAAAGGCCGCTTGCCGCACCGATCGGGCCCAACGGCCCACGGCAACACTACATGCGTGCGCGACGGACCGAGACCGGCGCAGTTCACGTGTCCGACCGCCAGGACAGCAGCCTGCTGACGGTTCTGGCAGAAAGCGACGTGCTGGTGATCCGCCCGGCGCATGACGGTCCGAAAGAGGCTGGCGCGCCAGTCGAAACCATTGATCTCGACTAG
- a CDS encoding aminodeoxychorismate/anthranilate synthase component II, with the protein MLLLIDNYDSFTWNLVHYVAELGAEVKVVRNDALTTQDAMGLRPDGILLSPGPCDPDQAGICLPLVHACLETGTPLLGVCLGHQSIGQALGGKVVRAGEIVHGKMGRMLNDGTGVFSGLPEAFNATRYHSLIVERESLPDTLAVNAELEDGTIMGLRHKELPIHGVQFHPESIASEHGHALLKNFLDLMPVAA; encoded by the coding sequence TTGCTTCTGCTGATAGACAATTACGACAGTTTCACCTGGAATCTCGTTCACTACGTCGCCGAATTGGGTGCCGAGGTGAAGGTGGTGCGAAACGACGCGCTGACCACGCAGGACGCGATGGGGTTGCGGCCCGACGGCATCCTGCTGTCGCCCGGCCCCTGCGACCCCGATCAGGCGGGCATCTGCCTGCCTTTGGTCCATGCCTGCCTGGAAACGGGGACGCCGCTGCTGGGCGTTTGCCTGGGGCATCAGTCGATTGGTCAGGCATTGGGCGGCAAGGTCGTGCGCGCCGGTGAAATCGTGCACGGCAAGATGGGCCGGATGCTTAACGACGGCACCGGGGTCTTTTCGGGCCTGCCAGAGGCATTCAACGCCACGCGCTATCATTCACTGATCGTGGAACGGGAAAGCCTGCCGGACACCCTGGCCGTCAACGCGGAACTGGAGGATGGCACCATCATGGGCCTGCGTCACAAGGAGCTGCCCATTCATGGGGTTCAATTCCACCCCGAAAGCATCGCGTCAGAACACGGGCATGCGCTGTTGAAGAATTTCCTCGACCTGATGCCGGTGGCCGCATGA